The following coding sequences lie in one Haloterrigena sp. KLK7 genomic window:
- a CDS encoding glycoside hydrolase family 2 TIM barrel-domain containing protein gives MSDSQKRETETEQTPRGRLSPTRRKFLQATGMAALVTGVGTQSGAAALSDGPGGPGRISNLAAYLEDPEMVAENVEPTHVTTAVPYGSVRAARQADEPFTELESRFAESEYVRLLNGEWRFAFHEAPTELPDSYDDLAADDWGSIDVPGVWQTQGYGQRIYANNSITWQHYDPGQEGDLTPSEDGTVDVPGVGDDGIDPVGTYRRTFSVPRDWDGRQMFLHFEAVKQAFFVWIDGEYVGFRTGSMTPAEFDVTDHVEAGGDHEVTVQVYRWSDSEALETIDMFRYAGIFRSVYLFATPTVHLRDFYARTDLDDDYEDGRLRIDAEIANYGDAPAGKYTVRAHLYETDRTKPGRGPPRGKGKENAAAKGNGKKKGHGKKKKNGRGPGDNPPRGRKVTTVEATATVDEDGAVVTLEADVDDPAKWSAEHPNLYQLALELVDARGETTEAMLEKVGFRTYETTRGQQGAEVLVNGEPVDIQGVNRHETDPDFGRTVPVDRVREDIETMQRFNVNAIRTSHYPNDPSMYRLADEYGIYVQDEVCVETHWWGELLEHTEAYHDQAVEQFRRMVLRDRNHASIFSWSTGNEAGTGAEHLNMASLATDSDEYIPDDTSEVSGVGNVESYDGSTEGLAPDRLLYHQPNGGGWNVEYSDMLGPRYAGIGTLLSVGDGSYIGEGLRPVVMGEYNHAMGNSLGLVHEMWNEYIKPPVREATDRSGSDNPGSLVGSPELIPGPDDEPGDPDGAVVLGEGDAIEIRRDESLDVDVGFSVGATVSNVDADADAALVDEGRYSLELSDGEFVLSIGSDSTSAPLPEGGIDGWTTVVAVADDDELRLYVDGEQIAATSHSVSDLPAGDGPVRIGVDGDVSVTVDGVGIYDRAVSADEAGDADGTLTDGAVVAYDFGDLIRDQSLVGGFIWDWVNQDLNDVTEDGQEFQFYHSDGPDGAFCLNGLVWSDRDPQPEMWQLKHAHQPVGVADAAVEDGEIYVSNRFNFTTLEAVEGSWELTADDKTVETGELHLDLDPGETRRIDVGVEAPDDPEPGVEYRLTVRFALAEETDYADAGHEVAFEQLEVPVDAPEPAPESLDAMPSLSVDEDDVEVAISGEGFEYVVDADAGTLSSMEYDGSELLDRGPLFNAWRAPIMNEIQAWGSNPATTWYDAGLDDLSHTIESVETSAVDDSLVEVEVDGFTAGTELPPPLLTPDASGEGNDGEVVGDPDIVSGQSGQAVALDGESQYVNAGNDASVDFGAPDFTIQARFKGLPTNGTHNPFVSKGDHQYALKVSDSNQLQFFVYQNTWITLNEPVPSDFAEDEWHTLTGVATENELQLYLDGELLGSSSHDATSINQSAFPVHVGHNAENANRYTETTIDEVRMYDRALSASEISSGFDEPPESAVLWYELDEFEEGESTEMGFETQYRYRIYGSGDVQMSVEADPNEPLRNTVSGWLPKVGVQLELPERFEEFEWYGRGELETYPDRKWGVPIGRYEGAVDEQYVPYLPPTDNGNKAQTRWATLSDGDVSLLGIPGDEDANVSLEQWSNLDEAEHQYELEERGSVGFNLDHRVTGVGGTPTDPIERYQVEVEPTAFSVVLRPFDPDEADPMALANRRLPDADE, from the coding sequence ATGAGCGACTCACAGAAACGGGAGACGGAGACCGAACAGACACCTCGCGGTCGGCTCTCGCCGACGCGACGGAAGTTCCTGCAGGCGACCGGGATGGCCGCGCTAGTGACCGGGGTCGGCACCCAGTCCGGCGCCGCGGCACTGTCCGATGGACCGGGCGGCCCCGGCCGTATCTCGAACCTCGCGGCGTACCTAGAAGACCCCGAAATGGTCGCGGAGAACGTCGAGCCGACTCACGTCACCACCGCGGTTCCCTACGGGTCGGTGCGGGCGGCCCGTCAGGCGGACGAGCCGTTCACGGAACTCGAGTCGCGGTTCGCCGAGTCCGAGTACGTCCGGCTACTCAACGGCGAGTGGCGGTTCGCGTTCCACGAGGCCCCCACCGAACTCCCCGACTCGTACGATGACCTCGCGGCCGACGACTGGGGATCGATCGACGTTCCCGGCGTCTGGCAGACCCAAGGGTACGGCCAGCGAATCTACGCGAACAACTCGATCACGTGGCAACACTACGATCCGGGACAAGAGGGCGACCTCACGCCAAGCGAAGACGGTACGGTCGACGTCCCCGGCGTCGGCGACGACGGGATCGACCCCGTCGGGACCTATCGGCGGACGTTCTCGGTGCCGAGAGACTGGGACGGCCGACAGATGTTCCTCCACTTCGAGGCCGTCAAGCAGGCCTTCTTCGTCTGGATCGACGGCGAGTACGTCGGCTTCCGGACGGGGTCGATGACGCCCGCCGAGTTCGACGTCACCGACCACGTCGAAGCCGGCGGCGACCACGAGGTCACGGTGCAGGTGTACCGCTGGAGCGACAGCGAAGCCCTGGAGACGATCGACATGTTCCGGTACGCCGGCATCTTCAGGAGCGTTTACCTGTTCGCGACGCCGACGGTCCACCTCCGGGACTTCTACGCGCGGACCGACCTCGACGACGACTACGAGGACGGCCGCCTCCGGATCGACGCCGAGATCGCGAACTACGGCGACGCTCCGGCGGGGAAGTACACCGTCCGCGCGCACCTCTACGAGACCGATCGAACGAAGCCGGGTCGCGGTCCGCCCCGCGGGAAGGGGAAAGAGAACGCGGCGGCGAAGGGCAATGGGAAAAAGAAGGGCCACGGCAAGAAGAAAAAGAACGGCCGCGGCCCGGGCGACAACCCGCCGCGCGGTCGCAAGGTGACGACAGTCGAGGCGACCGCGACCGTCGACGAGGACGGCGCCGTCGTCACTCTCGAGGCCGACGTCGACGACCCCGCGAAATGGTCGGCTGAGCATCCGAACCTCTACCAGCTCGCGCTGGAACTCGTCGACGCTCGTGGCGAGACGACCGAGGCGATGCTCGAGAAGGTCGGCTTCCGCACCTACGAGACGACCCGTGGTCAGCAGGGCGCCGAAGTCCTGGTCAACGGCGAGCCGGTCGACATCCAGGGCGTGAACCGCCACGAGACCGATCCCGACTTCGGGCGGACGGTGCCGGTAGATCGGGTCCGGGAGGACATCGAGACGATGCAGCGGTTCAACGTCAACGCGATCCGGACCTCCCACTACCCGAACGACCCGTCGATGTACCGCCTCGCGGACGAGTACGGGATCTACGTGCAAGACGAGGTCTGCGTCGAGACCCACTGGTGGGGCGAGCTGCTCGAGCACACCGAGGCCTACCACGACCAGGCAGTCGAGCAGTTCCGCCGGATGGTGCTCCGGGACCGCAACCACGCGTCGATCTTCAGCTGGTCGACCGGTAACGAGGCCGGCACCGGCGCCGAGCACCTGAACATGGCGTCGCTCGCGACCGACTCGGACGAGTACATCCCGGACGACACCTCCGAAGTCAGCGGCGTCGGCAACGTCGAATCGTACGACGGCTCGACGGAAGGGCTCGCGCCGGACCGGTTACTCTATCACCAGCCCAACGGCGGCGGCTGGAACGTCGAGTACAGCGACATGCTCGGGCCGCGGTACGCCGGCATCGGGACGCTGCTGTCGGTCGGCGACGGCTCCTACATCGGCGAGGGGCTCCGACCGGTCGTGATGGGCGAGTACAACCACGCGATGGGCAACAGCCTGGGGCTGGTCCACGAGATGTGGAACGAGTACATCAAACCGCCCGTCCGAGAGGCGACCGATCGGAGCGGCTCGGACAATCCGGGTTCGCTCGTCGGCTCGCCCGAGCTCATCCCCGGGCCCGACGACGAACCGGGCGACCCCGACGGCGCGGTCGTCCTCGGCGAGGGTGACGCGATCGAGATCCGACGCGACGAGAGCCTCGACGTCGACGTCGGTTTCAGCGTCGGCGCCACCGTCTCGAACGTCGACGCGGACGCCGATGCGGCGCTGGTCGACGAGGGCCGCTACTCGCTGGAACTGTCCGACGGCGAGTTCGTGCTCTCGATCGGATCCGACTCGACCTCGGCGCCGCTCCCTGAGGGCGGAATCGATGGCTGGACGACCGTCGTCGCCGTCGCGGACGACGACGAACTCCGGCTCTACGTCGACGGCGAGCAGATCGCCGCGACGAGCCACTCGGTCTCTGACCTGCCGGCGGGCGACGGGCCCGTCCGGATCGGCGTCGACGGCGACGTCAGCGTCACCGTCGACGGCGTCGGGATCTACGACCGCGCTGTGAGCGCCGACGAAGCGGGCGACGCCGACGGCACGCTCACGGACGGCGCCGTCGTCGCCTACGACTTCGGAGATCTGATCCGGGATCAGAGCCTCGTCGGCGGCTTCATCTGGGACTGGGTCAACCAGGACCTCAACGACGTCACCGAGGACGGCCAGGAGTTCCAGTTCTACCACAGCGACGGCCCCGACGGGGCGTTCTGTTTGAACGGGCTGGTCTGGTCCGATCGCGACCCCCAGCCCGAGATGTGGCAGCTCAAGCACGCCCACCAGCCGGTCGGTGTCGCGGACGCCGCCGTCGAGGACGGCGAGATCTACGTCTCGAACCGGTTCAACTTCACTACCCTCGAGGCCGTCGAGGGGTCGTGGGAGCTGACTGCGGACGACAAGACAGTCGAAACGGGCGAGCTCCACCTCGATCTCGACCCCGGCGAGACGCGCCGCATCGACGTCGGCGTCGAAGCGCCCGACGACCCCGAGCCGGGCGTCGAGTACCGCCTGACGGTCAGGTTCGCCCTGGCCGAGGAGACTGACTACGCCGACGCCGGCCACGAGGTCGCCTTCGAGCAACTGGAGGTGCCCGTCGACGCGCCCGAGCCCGCGCCCGAGAGCCTCGACGCTATGCCGTCGCTGTCGGTCGACGAGGACGATGTCGAGGTCGCAATCTCCGGCGAGGGCTTCGAGTACGTCGTCGACGCTGACGCCGGGACGCTCTCCTCGATGGAGTACGACGGCAGCGAACTGCTCGATCGCGGACCCCTGTTTAACGCCTGGCGCGCGCCGATCATGAACGAGATCCAGGCGTGGGGATCGAACCCGGCGACGACCTGGTACGACGCCGGACTCGACGACCTCTCGCACACGATCGAGTCCGTCGAGACGAGCGCTGTCGACGATTCGCTGGTCGAGGTCGAAGTCGACGGCTTCACGGCGGGGACCGAACTACCGCCGCCGCTACTGACGCCGGACGCCTCGGGCGAAGGTAACGACGGCGAGGTCGTCGGCGATCCCGACATCGTCTCAGGTCAGAGCGGTCAGGCCGTCGCGCTCGACGGCGAGTCCCAGTACGTCAACGCGGGCAACGACGCCAGCGTCGACTTCGGTGCGCCGGACTTCACGATCCAGGCGCGGTTCAAAGGCCTGCCGACGAACGGCACGCACAACCCGTTCGTCAGCAAGGGCGACCACCAGTACGCGCTGAAGGTCTCCGACAGTAATCAGCTCCAGTTCTTCGTCTATCAGAACACCTGGATCACGCTCAACGAGCCGGTGCCGTCGGACTTCGCCGAGGACGAGTGGCATACACTGACTGGGGTCGCGACCGAGAACGAACTGCAGCTGTACCTGGATGGGGAGCTACTGGGAAGCAGTAGCCACGACGCGACAAGCATCAATCAGTCGGCGTTCCCGGTGCACGTCGGTCACAACGCGGAGAACGCGAACCGGTACACCGAGACGACGATCGACGAGGTCCGGATGTACGACCGCGCGCTGTCGGCGAGCGAGATCTCGTCCGGCTTCGACGAACCGCCCGAAAGCGCGGTGCTGTGGTACGAACTGGACGAGTTCGAGGAAGGCGAGTCGACGGAGATGGGCTTCGAGACGCAGTACCGCTACCGGATCTACGGTAGCGGCGACGTGCAGATGAGCGTCGAAGCCGATCCGAACGAGCCACTGCGCAACACGGTGAGCGGCTGGCTCCCGAAAGTCGGTGTCCAGTTGGAACTGCCCGAGCGGTTCGAGGAGTTCGAGTGGTACGGCCGCGGCGAGTTAGAGACCTACCCCGACCGCAAGTGGGGCGTCCCGATCGGGCGCTACGAGGGGGCGGTCGACGAGCAGTACGTCCCATACCTGCCGCCGACGGACAACGGTAACAAGGCTCAGACGCGCTGGGCGACGCTCTCGGACGGCGATGTCTCGCTGCTCGGGATACCCGGCGACGAGGACGCGAACGTCAGCCTCGAGCAGTGGTCAAACCTCGACGAAGCCGAGCACCAGTACGAACTGGAGGAGCGCGGTTCGGTCGGGTTCAACCTCGACCACCGCGTGACCGGCGTCGGCGGGACGCCGACCGACCCGATCGAGCGCTACCAGGTCGAGGTCGAGCCGACCGCATTCAGCGTGGTACTCCGGCCGTTCGATCCCGACGAGGCGGACCCGATGGCGCTGGCGAACCGACGGCTACCCGACGCCGACGAGTAG
- the kdgK1 gene encoding bifunctional 2-dehydro-3-deoxygluconokinase/2-dehydro-3-deoxygalactonokinase, with translation MTDFTDKTTTEITTFGETMLRLSPERGERLETAESLDFRTAGAESNVAIAASRLGADAVWISKLPETSLGRRVTTEVRSHGVTPAVTWSDEGRQGAYYIEEGGEPRGTNVIYDRHDAAITTAEPDDVPIDAIRSSDVFFTTGITPALSETLYDTTGELLDVDTTTAFDLNYRSKLWSRETARSAYEEFLPKVDLLFAPERDARSILDVDGTGEAIADELRTRFDCELVVVTRGSDGAVASTADGSVSQSAFDTETLDPIGTGDAFVGAFLSRYVRDASIADALTWAAATAALKRTIKGDLAVITEDEVEAVIAEGGSEIDR, from the coding sequence ATGACGGATTTCACCGATAAGACGACGACCGAGATTACGACGTTTGGCGAGACGATGCTCCGGCTGTCGCCGGAACGCGGAGAGCGACTGGAGACGGCGGAGTCGCTCGACTTCCGGACGGCAGGTGCCGAGAGCAACGTCGCAATCGCGGCGAGTCGCCTCGGCGCCGATGCGGTCTGGATATCGAAGCTTCCGGAGACGTCGCTCGGTCGGCGCGTGACCACCGAAGTACGGTCGCACGGCGTTACGCCGGCGGTCACCTGGAGCGACGAGGGGAGACAGGGAGCGTACTATATCGAAGAGGGAGGAGAGCCGCGCGGGACGAACGTCATTTACGACCGGCACGACGCGGCGATAACGACGGCGGAGCCCGACGACGTGCCGATCGACGCGATTCGATCGTCGGACGTGTTCTTTACCACGGGCATCACGCCGGCGCTGTCCGAAACGCTGTACGACACGACCGGCGAACTGCTGGACGTCGACACTACGACCGCCTTCGACCTCAACTATCGAAGTAAACTCTGGTCGCGAGAGACGGCGCGGTCGGCGTACGAGGAGTTCCTCCCGAAGGTCGATCTGCTGTTCGCCCCCGAACGCGACGCGCGGTCGATTCTCGACGTCGACGGAACGGGCGAAGCGATCGCCGACGAACTCCGCACGCGGTTCGACTGTGAGCTCGTTGTCGTAACGCGGGGTTCGGACGGCGCAGTCGCGAGCACCGCCGACGGGAGCGTGAGCCAGTCCGCGTTCGACACCGAAACGCTCGATCCGATCGGAACCGGCGACGCGTTCGTCGGTGCGTTCCTCTCGCGGTACGTCCGCGACGCGTCTATTGCGGACGCGTTGACATGGGCAGCGGCGACAGCAGCGCTGAAACGAACGATCAAGGGCGATCTAGCGGTGATCACCGAAGACGAAGTCGAGGCAGTCATCGCCGAAGGGGGGTCCGAAATCGACAGGTAA